TCCGGTCGGCTGTAGTCGGCGATCCGCAGCTCGACACCGCGCTCGGCGAGGTCGGCGGCCTTCGCCTTGTCGCGGACGACGGCGGCGACGGACTGGGCGGGGACGGTTTCGAGGAGGGTGTCGACGACGAGACGGCCGAGCTGTCCGGTGGCTCCGGTGACGACGATGCTCATGGTGCTTCCTTCTTCCCGTGGGTGCGGTGGGTGCGGTGGGTGCGGTGGGTGCGGTAGGCCGGTGGCTCCGCTGGGCGATGCACTCACCGTACGACGGGCGCTAACCATTCGTAAGTACCCACTTTGAAGTAAGGTACTGGCATGGAAGTAAGCAAGCCGCCGAACGTGAACGAGCCGATGTGCCCCTCGCGCCTCGTCCTGGAGCACGTCACCAGCCGCTGGGGCGTCCTCGTCCTCGCGGCCCTCCTGGAGCGCTCGTACCGCTTCAGCGAGCTGCGCCGCACGATCGGCGGCGTCAGCGAGAAGATGCTGGCCCAGACCCTCCAGACCCTGGAGCGCGACGGCTTCGTCCACCGCGACGCCAAGCCCGTCATCCCGCCCCGCGTCGACTACAGCCTCACCCCCCTCGGGGAGGGGGCCGCCCGCCAGGTCTGGGAGCTCGCCCGCTGGACCGAGCAGCAGGTCGGCGCGGTCGAGGCGGCGCGTGTGCGTTACGACACGGTGCGTGCGGCGTCCCAATGACGTTGTAGCCCGCGCGAGTTGATCTGCGGAGCCGTACGATCTCCCTCACCGACCGGGGGATCGTGCGAGCGACCGTGGGGGAACTGTGGCGTACGGGGACCGAAGACTGCTGCGTGCCTGCTGTGCCGTGATGGTGGGCGGGCTGATCGCGACCGGGTGCAGTAGCGGCGGCGAGGGCGAGAAACCCGGAGGCGGCGAGAAACCCGGAGGCAAGGGCGGTACGAGCGCGACGGCGGCCCCGACCAAGGCCCCGACCGCGACGCCCACTCCCACGCCGACCGCCTTCGACTTCACCCCGGACCCGAAGCGCGCGCCGAAGACCGAGGCCGAGGCCAGGCGCCTCGCCCTCGCCGTCGTCGCGGGTCCCGACGCCTGGGGCCCCGAGTACGTCAAGCGCAGCCCGTACCTCAGCGACCCGGAGTACTGGCCGGTGCTCGACGAGACCTGCTCCTGGGAGACCGGCAGCCGTCCCTCGACGGTGCTCTACAGCGTCACCGCCTACAGCGAGATCCCGGCCGCCGGCGGCAAGGGCAACCTTCGGGTCGCCTCCACCGTCACCGTGCACCGCACCGCGACCGACGCCGACTGGGAGATGGCCTCCACCCTCGAAGAGGCGCTGCGCTGCCCCGACCAGCAACTGCGCGCCGGCGAGCGCATCTCCGGACTCATCTCGGTCGGCAACTCGTTCGGCAGGGACGGCATGTACACCGCCGAGGACTCCCTCGGCGAACGCGGCTTCTACGAGCGCGACGACGTGAAGGGGAAGCAGCAGTACGGCTGGACCCAGTCCCGGATCGGCCAGGTCACCGTCGCCGTCGTGGTCAAGGGCGCCGCCGGCTACAGCGAGACGGCCACGGCCACGACCACGGGCACGATCCAGCCCCAGGTCAACGCCCTCGTCACCATGCTGAATCGCGTCAAGAAGCAGTTGGAGGTCCAGTCGTGAGCACCGCTGCCCCGCAGCCGGGACCCCGGCCCGGCGACCTCCAGCCCCTCCTTCCCTCCGACCCCTCGACGATCGCCGGCTACCGGCTCCTCGGCCGGCTCGGCGCCGGCGGCATGGGCGTCGTCTACCTCGGCCGCACCGCCGCCGGCGAACTCGCCGCCGTCAAGGTCACCCACGCCGACCAGGCCGACCAGCCCGACTTCCGGGCCCGCTTCCGCCGCGAGGTCGAGGCCGCCCGCCGGGTCTCCAGCCCCTGGGCCGTGCCCGTCACCGGCGCCGACCCGGACGCCCCCGAACCCTGGATGGCCACCGCCTTCGTCGCCGGCCCCTCCCTCGGCGAGGCCGTCGCCGCGCACGGCCCGCTGCCCGAGCGGTCCGTCCGCCTCCTCGGCTGGTCCGTCGCCCGCGCACTTGCCGCCGTGCACGCCGCCGGGCTCGTCCACCGGGACGTCAAGCCCGGCAACGTCCTCCTCGCCGTCGACGGCCCCCGCCTCATCGACTTCGGCATCGCCCGCGCCACCGGCGAGACCGCCCTCACCGCCACCGACATGGTCGTCGGCACCCCCGGCTTCCTCGCCCCCGAGCAGGCCGAGGCCCGCACCGACGCGATCGGCCCGCCCGCCGACGTCTTCGCCCTCGGCTGCCTCCTCGCGTACGCGGCGACCGGCCGCCCGCCCTTCGGCACCGGCGCCGTGGACGCCCTCATGTACCGCACCGTCCACGACGAGCCCGACCTCACCGGCGTACCCGAAGGACTGCTCGACCTCGTCCGGGCCTGCCTCGCCAAGGACCCGGCCGCCCGGCCCACGGCGGCCGAGATCGGCGTACAGCTCGTCGAGGACACCCCGCGCGACGGCGCCGAGTGGCTGCCCGCCCCCGTCGTCCGGACCATCGCCGAACGCTCCGCACGGATGCTCGCCCTCCCCGAGATCGACACCACCGAGGCGGGCACGGCACCCGCCGCGCCCCCGAAGAGCCGGCGCGGCTTCCTGCTCGCCGCCGGCGGCGCCGTGCTGGCGTTGGGCGGCGGCGCCGTCTGGGCGGCGCTCGGAGACGACCGGGACACCCGGGGCGACG
The DNA window shown above is from Streptomyces vietnamensis and carries:
- a CDS encoding winged helix-turn-helix transcriptional regulator, with amino-acid sequence MEVSKPPNVNEPMCPSRLVLEHVTSRWGVLVLAALLERSYRFSELRRTIGGVSEKMLAQTLQTLERDGFVHRDAKPVIPPRVDYSLTPLGEGAARQVWELARWTEQQVGAVEAARVRYDTVRAASQ